In the Bdellovibrionales bacterium CG10_big_fil_rev_8_21_14_0_10_45_34 genome, AGTTTCAATGTATTTAGTTAAATCCTTTTGTTTTGTGATACTTACATTGCTAAGTGCGTTTTCTGATGCGAAGGCTCAAGGTGCAGCGTCCTTGTGTGCGCCAACCTCCCCAGAGGCAATCGCTCGAGTCGAGTTGATAAGACACGTCCTGCTTTCTGAAGAGGACCTTTATGCTCCAGCTTTCGAAGAATTGGACGGAACAGTTGACTTCACCGAAGCTGTGAACTTGATTTTGAAAACCTGCAAAATTGAGCCACGCAGAGTTTGGAATGATTTTGTGACTTCGCCCGAAGGCAATGTGCCTCAAAATCTTCTCGACAGTTTTGGCGATCTCCTCAGCGACGAAGAGGGCGTTTGGGGCGACACCATCTTAGAGGGCCCTTTTAGACTAGTTTCAGCATTGGTGCCGACAAGTGCGAAAGCCTACTACTTAAATGATAAGTTTTTTGGCTACGAAATCGCAATCAAAGCAACGGCGCTGTGTTGCACAGACGAGGGAGAGGACTACCTAAACCCAGTTAAACTGACTTCGGTGGTTTGGCTTGATCACAACCTTCGTATTCGCCGCACTGATGATTGGATTGTTGAAGTCGACTGACGACTCCCGTGGTTTTGCATGTTCTGGCTTGCCAGAAAGGGGGCTGCGTCGTAGCAACAGCTTTTAAAGGTGGTTAGGCAATTATGGAGTTGATCGAGTTAGTCCTAGCGGGTTTGGCCGCGTTAGTCGGTATAGGTTTTGGTTACGTTACCTTAACCAGAAAAAACAAGGCAGACACTTTTCAGAAAGAGCCGTCGCCAGCCGCGGCTGTAGCAGAGCCGGCCCAGGCAGAAAAAGTTAAGGATGTTCCCCAAATCCCCGAACAGCTTGATGCGAAACTTTCTCAAACACGCTCAAGAATTTGGGGACGCATTGAAAAACTCTTTGGTGGTGGCAAAGAAAACTCAGCAATTTTTGAAGACCTTGAAGAGATTCTTTACACGAGCGATCTTGGCCCAAAGGCTACGGAAACAATTTTAAAAATACTCAAAGAGAAACTCGACAAAGGCGAGGCCAACGAAAGCGAAGTGAAGAGACTTCTCAGGGATGAGCTTGAGTTGATACTCACTAAAGATTCTCAATCTGAATATGAGTCTGCCGAAGAATCGCTATTAAATCTTTTGGCGTCAGACCGCAAAAGTCTTGCAGCAGGTAATGCAGTCGTATGGATAATGGCGGGAGTTAATGGCGCCGGTAAGACGACGACTGTGGGCAAGATCGCCTATTTACTGGCGAAATCTGGTTTGAGAGTTCTCGTGGCTGCCGGAGACACGTTTCGTGCAGCCGCTTCCGAGCAATTGAGAGTATGGACAGATCGTGCAGCTGCTGGGGGCGAGGATTCACAAAGTGTTTCCTCCGTCTTGTCTACTAGTGAAGCTTCCTCCACTGACGGCGGCGCGAGTGATACTGAAAGTCGCAGCAATAAGGGCCACGTTGAAATTTATGAAAACCCGAAGGCCTCGCCCTCAGGGGTTGCCTTTGAAGCTTGTCAAAAAGCGCAGTCCGAAAAGTTTGATATTCTACTTGTCGATACGGCGGGTCGGCTCCACTCCAACGCCGGGCTGATGGAGGAGCTAAAAAAAGTAGAGCGGGTGATTGGTCAAAAGATTCAAAATGGTCCCCAGCAGTGTTTCTTAGTTCTAGATGCTAACAATGGGCAAAATGCCGTTCAACAGGCTCGCGAGTTTAGCTCAGCCATTCGAGTAAGTAACATAATACTTACGAAGCTTGATGGTAGTGCTAAAGGCGGGGTCGCCTTTGCAGTAACGTCTGAGCTTGGTTTACCCGTTCGTCTGATTGGAGTCGGTGAGAGCATCCAAGATCTCAGACCTTTTCGAAAACGCGAGTTTGTCGAATCGATTATTTAGATGGGTTGCCTCCTCTGCCGACATCAAAACCCTTGTAGATTCTACATACGCTTCTTTCTGAGAAAAAGAGCAACTGTTTTAGATACTTATGCCCATTCGGGGTATGAGTGTTTTCCTTTTGAAAACGAAATGTTTGCCATTGGCAAAACAACAATACCGCCCCGTCAAAAACATCTGTAAATCAATGGGTCATGAGCAGTCCCAAAAGAACTAACAATCAACAACTCAGCTCGTCTAACCAAATTGACGATAGTCACTACGATGGAATCGCCTTTTTAAAGGAACACCTAGATGAAAGAGTCCGAATAAATTCCAGCCTATCGCTTCGATCTTTTGCCGTGCAAATTGGTATGGCGCCGGGGTCGCTCAGCCAGATACTCTCACGTAAAAAGAGACTTTCCTTATCAAGGGCTCACGAAATTTCCGAAAGAATGAAGCTGAGCGAGAAGCAGAGGAAGGTTTTTTTATCGCTTGTGGAACTCGATGTGACTCCTTCGGTCACACGCAAAGCCGAATTACTGGCATCACTGAAAGAAATCGAAGGCAAGACACAACAGTATCACCTTACCTTAGATCAGTTTCAGCTGATTTCTTCTTGGGTGGGGCTAGCCGTATTGCAACTCATTACAGACTGCGAACCAGAGTTGACGAACTTAGGAGTAGCAAGACGGTTAGGGGTTACTGTTGCTGAAGTTGACGCAAGTATTGAAAGGCTGTTGCGTCTTGGTCTCATTGTGCCGGCCAAACCGGTAGCAAAACTCCAGCAACCCACGGCGAAAAAAAGAGAGGGAAATCGCTTCGATCGCGCCAAAAAGAATATTGTTTTTGAAGCTAAAGAAATCCCAGAGGCGTTGAAGCAATACTATTTGGGTCTACAAGAAAAAGTGGAGCATGCGGTTTTGTCGCAATCTACTAAAGAAAGAATCAGTGGGGCCGAAGTTTTTGCTTTCGATGCTGCGCAATTGCCAGAAGTAAAAAGGCTAACAAATGAGTATTTGGACTCACTCAATAATCTGGCCCAACTCGGTAAAAATCGAACAGAAGTGTATCAGGCTGTTACCCATTTTTTTTGTCTCACTGATGGTTTGGGGCGCCGAGCAGATCAAACCAGATTAACGGATGGAAATACAAAAAAGCGAAAAAAATGAGTGCCCAAAAAAATTTTAAAAAAAGAGAAAGAGAAAGAGAAAGAGAAAGAGAAAGAGAAAGAGAAAGAGAAAGAGAAAGGGAAAGGGAAAGGGAAAGGGAAAGGGAAAGGGAAAGGGAAATTTAGAATGTTACTTCCATTAATAGTTACAAGATTTAGCGACTCAAAGACAATCTCAAAGATGGCAGCTACCGCCTTACTACTTGCGACGACCTGCAGCCTCGGCGTTGCCGACGGGGTACGAGGGGGCGAAACAACTACTGTCGAAGGTAGGGTGGTCATGCGTGACACGGTTGATCCTAGGGCCTGCCGTTTAAGAATGGGCAGCGAGATATTGAGGCAGTATCCGGGTGTCAAAGAGGTCATCGGATCTATTTCAAAACTCGACTGGTACTTTGCGTTTGATTTTGAAAGACGATTCAAAGCAACGCGATTTTGTATGACGGGCCCACTGAAAAAAATTGATACAACGTACGAAGACGAGTTTGGCAACCATCAGAAGCCTCAACTAGAAAGCCAGCAAGTTGCGCTAAAATTGGCCCAAACTAGGACGGTACTTGTTGACGAAGAGCTCTTGTGTTCGCTCGGCCATAGAGAGATCGCTCGACCAAAAGAGGGTTGGTGCAAGGCGGAACTGCCCAAGACGCCAGAGCAAACA is a window encoding:
- a CDS encoding signal recognition particle-docking protein FtsY is translated as MELIELVLAGLAALVGIGFGYVTLTRKNKADTFQKEPSPAAAVAEPAQAEKVKDVPQIPEQLDAKLSQTRSRIWGRIEKLFGGGKENSAIFEDLEEILYTSDLGPKATETILKILKEKLDKGEANESEVKRLLRDELELILTKDSQSEYESAEESLLNLLASDRKSLAAGNAVVWIMAGVNGAGKTTTVGKIAYLLAKSGLRVLVAAGDTFRAAASEQLRVWTDRAAAGGEDSQSVSSVLSTSEASSTDGGASDTESRSNKGHVEIYENPKASPSGVAFEACQKAQSEKFDILLVDTAGRLHSNAGLMEELKKVERVIGQKIQNGPQQCFLVLDANNGQNAVQQAREFSSAIRVSNIILTKLDGSAKGGVAFAVTSELGLPVRLIGVGESIQDLRPFRKREFVESII